The Cinclus cinclus chromosome 18, bCinCin1.1, whole genome shotgun sequence genome has a segment encoding these proteins:
- the LOC134051296 gene encoding keratin-associated protein 21-1-like — MGYGTAWVMGHGTAWDMGYGTARDMRYGTVWDMGYGTVRDMGYGTAWVMGHGTARDMRYGTAWVMGHGTARDMRYGTVWDMGYGTAWDMRYGTAWDMGQSGTWDMGQPGTWDMGQPGT, encoded by the coding sequence ATGGGATATGGCACAGCCTGGGtcatgggacatgggacagcCTGGGACATGGGATATGGGACAGCCCGGGACATGAGATATGGGACAGTCTGGGACATGGGATATGGGACAGTCCGGGACATGGGATATGGCACAGCCTGGGtcatgggacatgggacagcCCGGGACATGAGATATGGGACAGCCTGGGtcatgggacatgggacagcCCGGGACATGAGATATGGGACAGTCTGGGACATGGGATATGGGACAGCCTGGGACATGAGATATGGGACAGCCTGGGACATGGGACAGTCCGGGACATGGGATATGGGACAGCCTGGGACATGGGATATGGGACAGCCCGGGACATGA